A region of the Mesoterricola sediminis genome:
GACATCACCCACATCCTGGACCAGGCCCGGGCCTTCGAGGAGGTCTGCGAGCGCCCCGAGATCAAGATCGTCCCGGCCCTCCGCAAGCGGCTGATCGTGAACCTGTTCTTCGAGAACAGCACGCGCACCCGCAACAGCTTCGAGATCGCGGAGAAGCGACTGTCGGCCGAGATCATCAACTTCGACGCCGACACCAGCTCCCTGAGCAAGGGCGAGACCCTCATCGACACGGCCCTCAACCTGGAGGCCATGCACCCCGACCTCATCGTCATGCGCCACAGCGCCCCGGGCGCCCACGCCCTCCTGGCCCGGCACATGAAGGCCAGCATCGTGAACGCCGGGGACGGGGCCCACGAGCATCCCACCCAGGCCCTGCTCGACGCCTACACCCTGCGCAAGCGCTTCGGGAAGCTGGAGGGCCTGCGGATCGCCATCGTCGGCGACATCCGCAACAGCCGCGTGGTGCGGTCCAACCTCTGGCTCCTCACCAAGATGGGCGCCCACGTCACCCTGGTGGGCCCCCCGACCCTCGTGCCCCGGGAGCTGAAGGCGACCTGGCCCGACATCGAGATCACCCACGACCTCGACGCCGCCCTGCCCAGCCAGGACGCCGTCATGATGCTGCGCTGCCAGTTCGAGCGCGGCACCGGCGCCTTCATCCCCGGACAGGGGGAGTACGTGCGCTTCTTCCAGCTGAACGCCCGCCGCATGGGGCTGGCCCGTCCCGACGTGGCCGTCCTGCACCCTGGGCCCATCAACCGGGGGGTGGAGATCACCTCCGAGGTGGCGGACGGGCCCAACAACCTCATCCTCGACCAGGTCACCAACGGCGTCCC
Encoded here:
- a CDS encoding aspartate carbamoyltransferase catalytic subunit is translated as MPQNRYVFPHRHLLGIEPLSPEDITHILDQARAFEEVCERPEIKIVPALRKRLIVNLFFENSTRTRNSFEIAEKRLSAEIINFDADTSSLSKGETLIDTALNLEAMHPDLIVMRHSAPGAHALLARHMKASIVNAGDGAHEHPTQALLDAYTLRKRFGKLEGLRIAIVGDIRNSRVVRSNLWLLTKMGAHVTLVGPPTLVPRELKATWPDIEITHDLDAALPSQDAVMMLRCQFERGTGAFIPGQGEYVRFFQLNARRMGLARPDVAVLHPGPINRGVEITSEVADGPNNLILDQVTNGVPVRMAVLYLLCNPHGEQVP